A stretch of the Capsicum annuum cultivar UCD-10X-F1 chromosome 10, UCD10Xv1.1, whole genome shotgun sequence genome encodes the following:
- the LOC107845850 gene encoding probable carboxylesterase 11 codes for MPSLILKVYSLLFKYNLKRQLQTLIQSPVSVSDPFNGVVSRADESIVTCNPTFSNDGVATKDLHIDPLTCLSLRIFLPQSALISSTNSVSGTEGAYGGYQPDINGKGCEKLPVILQFHGGAWVTGGIDTASNDVFCRKLAKYCDAIVIAVGYRLAPESRFPAAFEDGVMAIKWLAKQANLAECSRSSLDKRIANGEKYRGRQIVDGFGASMVEPWLAAHLDPSRCVLLGVSCGANIANYVARYAVEAGKLLDPITVVAQVLIYPFFIGNIPTHSELKLANSYLYDKATCILAWKLFLPETDLDLDHLAANPLISGKETPLNLKHMPPTLTVVAQYDWMRDRAIAYSEELRRVNVDAPLLDYKDAVHDFATLNVLQKMPKAQACLEDISIWVKKHISLRGNELSY; via the exons ATGCCGAGTTTAATTTTGAAAGTTTATAGCTTACTCTTCAAGTACAACCTTAAACGGCAATTACAAACCTTAATCCAATctccagtttcagtttcagatcctTTTAACGGTGTCGTTTCACGTGCCGATGAATCCATTGTCACTTGTAACCCTACTTTCTCTAACGATGGAGTTGCAACGAAAGACCTTCACATTGACCCTTTGACTTGTCTCTCCCTCAGAATTTTCCTCCCACAATCAGCTCTCATTTCGTCAACAAATTCCGTCTCCGGTACTGAAGGGGCTTACGGGGGTTATCAACCTGATATAAATGGAAAGGGTTGCGAGAAGTTGCCGGTGATACTGCAGTTTCATGGTGGTGCTTGGGTGACTGGGGGTATTGATACGGCTTCTAATGATGTTTTCTGTAGGAAATTGGCAAAATATTGTGATGCTATTGTCATCGCTGTTGGGTATAGGCTGGCACCGGAGAGTCGGTTTCCGGCTGCGTTTGAAGATGGGGTTATGGCGATTAAGTGGTTAGCGAAGCAAGCTAATTTGGCTGAATGTAGCAGGTCGAGTCTGGATAAGAGGATTGCTAATGGAGAGAAGTATAGGGGAAGACAAATTGTTGATGGATTTGGGGCTTCTATGGTTGAGCCTTGGTTAGCAGCTCATCTAGACCCTTCAAG GTGTGTACTCCTTGGAGTAAGCTGTGGAGCCAACATCGCAAATTATGTTGCACGATATGCTGTTGAGGCAGGGAAGCTTTTGGATCCTATAACTGTTGTGGCTCAAGTTCTGATATACCCTTTCTTCATTGGAAATATTCCTACACATTCAGAGTTGAAACTGGCAAACTCTTACCTCTATGACAAAGCTACATGCATTCTTGCTTGGAAACTTTTCCTCCCGGAAACAGATTTGGATCTGGACCATCTAGCTGCAAATCCCCTTATATCAGGAAAAGAGACACCCTTGAACCTaaagcatatgccaccaacgctTACAGTAGTTGCGCAGTATGATTGGATGCGAGACAGGGCTATTGCTTATTCAGAGGAACTTCGTAGAGTGAATGTTGATGCCCCTCTTCTTGATTACAAGGATGCTGTGCATGACTTTGCTACCCTTAATGTCCTTCAGAAAATGCCTAAAGCTCAGGCTTGCTTAGAGGACATTTCAATATGGGTCAAAAAACATATATCCCTCAGAGGCAATGAATTATCATATTGA